The following proteins come from a genomic window of Megalobrama amblycephala isolate DHTTF-2021 linkage group LG1, ASM1881202v1, whole genome shotgun sequence:
- the cpsf4 gene encoding cleavage and polyadenylation specificity factor subunit 4 isoform X1 — MQELIANVDHLKFDLEIAVEQQLGAQPLPFPGMDKSGAAVCEFFMRAACIKGGMCPFRHISGEKTVVCKHWLRGLCKKGDQCEFLHEYDMTKMPECYFYSKFGECSNKECPFLHIDPESKIKDCPWYDRGFCKHGPDCRHRHTRRVICVNYLVGFCPEGKSCKFMHPRFELPMGATEQPPLPQQAQSQQKVFLNQQNMQPINRSSQSLIQLTNPNINNNHQRIPNAVGIMHSNNMGGPRGPRPLDQVTCYKCGEKGHYANKCTKGHLAFLSGQ, encoded by the exons ATGCAGGAATTAATCGCAAATGTCGATCACCTCAAGTTTGATCTAGAAATTGCTGTAGAACAACAATTGGGCGCTCAACCATTGCCATTTCCAGGAATGGATA AGTCTGGCGCTGCTGTGTGCGAGTTCTTCATGAGAGCTGCCTGTATAAAAG GTGGAATGTGTCCATTCAGACACATCAGTGGAGAAAAGACTGTGGTGTGCAAGCACTGGCTTAGAGGTTTATGCAAGAAAGGAGACCAATGTGAATTTTTACACGAGTATGATATGACAAAGATGCCTGAATGTTATTTCTACTCTAAATTCG GGGAGTGCAGTAACAAAGAGTGTCCATTCTTGCACATTGATCCAGAATCTAAGATTAAAGATTGCCCATGGTATGATAGAGGTTTTTGTAAGCATG GTCCGGATTGCAGGCACAGACACACAAGAAGAGTCATTTGTGTAAATTACCTTGTTGGCTTCTGCCCGGAGGGCAAGTCATGCAAATTTATGCA CCCAAGATTTGAACTTCCAATGGGTGCGACTGAACAGCCACCACTACCGCAACAAGCACAGTCTCAGcaaaaggttt ttttaaat CAGCAAAACATGCAGCCCATAAACAGATCTTCACAGTCACTCATCCAATTAACCAACCCAAATATCAACAACAACCACCAGAGAATTCCAAATGCTGTTGGGATAATGCATTCTAACAACATGGGTGGACCTCGCGGTCCTCGTCCACTGGACCAAGTTACGTGTTACAAG TGTGGTGAGAAGGGCCATTACgcaaacaaatgcacaaaagGACACCTGGCGTTTTTGAGTGGACAGTAG
- the cpsf4 gene encoding cleavage and polyadenylation specificity factor subunit 4 isoform X2 — translation MQELIANVDHLKFDLEIAVEQQLGAQPLPFPGMDKSGAAVCEFFMRAACIKGGMCPFRHISGEKTVVCKHWLRGLCKKGDQCEFLHEYDMTKMPECYFYSKFGECSNKECPFLHIDPESKIKDCPWYDRGFCKHGPDCRHRHTRRVICVNYLVGFCPEGKSCKFMHPRFELPMGATEQPPLPQQAQSQQKVFLNQNMQPINRSSQSLIQLTNPNINNNHQRIPNAVGIMHSNNMGGPRGPRPLDQVTCYKCGEKGHYANKCTKGHLAFLSGQ, via the exons ATGCAGGAATTAATCGCAAATGTCGATCACCTCAAGTTTGATCTAGAAATTGCTGTAGAACAACAATTGGGCGCTCAACCATTGCCATTTCCAGGAATGGATA AGTCTGGCGCTGCTGTGTGCGAGTTCTTCATGAGAGCTGCCTGTATAAAAG GTGGAATGTGTCCATTCAGACACATCAGTGGAGAAAAGACTGTGGTGTGCAAGCACTGGCTTAGAGGTTTATGCAAGAAAGGAGACCAATGTGAATTTTTACACGAGTATGATATGACAAAGATGCCTGAATGTTATTTCTACTCTAAATTCG GGGAGTGCAGTAACAAAGAGTGTCCATTCTTGCACATTGATCCAGAATCTAAGATTAAAGATTGCCCATGGTATGATAGAGGTTTTTGTAAGCATG GTCCGGATTGCAGGCACAGACACACAAGAAGAGTCATTTGTGTAAATTACCTTGTTGGCTTCTGCCCGGAGGGCAAGTCATGCAAATTTATGCA CCCAAGATTTGAACTTCCAATGGGTGCGACTGAACAGCCACCACTACCGCAACAAGCACAGTCTCAGcaaaaggttt ttttaaat CAAAACATGCAGCCCATAAACAGATCTTCACAGTCACTCATCCAATTAACCAACCCAAATATCAACAACAACCACCAGAGAATTCCAAATGCTGTTGGGATAATGCATTCTAACAACATGGGTGGACCTCGCGGTCCTCGTCCACTGGACCAAGTTACGTGTTACAAG TGTGGTGAGAAGGGCCATTACgcaaacaaatgcacaaaagGACACCTGGCGTTTTTGAGTGGACAGTAG
- the cpsf4 gene encoding cleavage and polyadenylation specificity factor subunit 4 isoform X4: protein MQELIANVDHLKFDLEIAVEQQLGAQPLPFPGMDKSGAAVCEFFMRAACIKGGMCPFRHISGEKTVVCKHWLRGLCKKGDQCEFLHEYDMTKMPECYFYSKFGECSNKECPFLHIDPESKIKDCPWYDRGFCKHGPDCRHRHTRRVICVNYLVGFCPEGKSCKFMHPRFELPMGATEQPPLPQQAQSQQKQNMQPINRSSQSLIQLTNPNINNNHQRIPNAVGIMHSNNMGGPRGPRPLDQVTCYKCGEKGHYANKCTKGHLAFLSGQ, encoded by the exons ATGCAGGAATTAATCGCAAATGTCGATCACCTCAAGTTTGATCTAGAAATTGCTGTAGAACAACAATTGGGCGCTCAACCATTGCCATTTCCAGGAATGGATA AGTCTGGCGCTGCTGTGTGCGAGTTCTTCATGAGAGCTGCCTGTATAAAAG GTGGAATGTGTCCATTCAGACACATCAGTGGAGAAAAGACTGTGGTGTGCAAGCACTGGCTTAGAGGTTTATGCAAGAAAGGAGACCAATGTGAATTTTTACACGAGTATGATATGACAAAGATGCCTGAATGTTATTTCTACTCTAAATTCG GGGAGTGCAGTAACAAAGAGTGTCCATTCTTGCACATTGATCCAGAATCTAAGATTAAAGATTGCCCATGGTATGATAGAGGTTTTTGTAAGCATG GTCCGGATTGCAGGCACAGACACACAAGAAGAGTCATTTGTGTAAATTACCTTGTTGGCTTCTGCCCGGAGGGCAAGTCATGCAAATTTATGCA CCCAAGATTTGAACTTCCAATGGGTGCGACTGAACAGCCACCACTACCGCAACAAGCACAGTCTCAGcaaaag CAAAACATGCAGCCCATAAACAGATCTTCACAGTCACTCATCCAATTAACCAACCCAAATATCAACAACAACCACCAGAGAATTCCAAATGCTGTTGGGATAATGCATTCTAACAACATGGGTGGACCTCGCGGTCCTCGTCCACTGGACCAAGTTACGTGTTACAAG TGTGGTGAGAAGGGCCATTACgcaaacaaatgcacaaaagGACACCTGGCGTTTTTGAGTGGACAGTAG
- the cpsf4 gene encoding cleavage and polyadenylation specificity factor subunit 4 isoform X3: MQELIANVDHLKFDLEIAVEQQLGAQPLPFPGMDKSGAAVCEFFMRAACIKGGMCPFRHISGEKTVVCKHWLRGLCKKGDQCEFLHEYDMTKMPECYFYSKFGECSNKECPFLHIDPESKIKDCPWYDRGFCKHGPDCRHRHTRRVICVNYLVGFCPEGKSCKFMHPRFELPMGATEQPPLPQQAQSQQKQQNMQPINRSSQSLIQLTNPNINNNHQRIPNAVGIMHSNNMGGPRGPRPLDQVTCYKCGEKGHYANKCTKGHLAFLSGQ, translated from the exons ATGCAGGAATTAATCGCAAATGTCGATCACCTCAAGTTTGATCTAGAAATTGCTGTAGAACAACAATTGGGCGCTCAACCATTGCCATTTCCAGGAATGGATA AGTCTGGCGCTGCTGTGTGCGAGTTCTTCATGAGAGCTGCCTGTATAAAAG GTGGAATGTGTCCATTCAGACACATCAGTGGAGAAAAGACTGTGGTGTGCAAGCACTGGCTTAGAGGTTTATGCAAGAAAGGAGACCAATGTGAATTTTTACACGAGTATGATATGACAAAGATGCCTGAATGTTATTTCTACTCTAAATTCG GGGAGTGCAGTAACAAAGAGTGTCCATTCTTGCACATTGATCCAGAATCTAAGATTAAAGATTGCCCATGGTATGATAGAGGTTTTTGTAAGCATG GTCCGGATTGCAGGCACAGACACACAAGAAGAGTCATTTGTGTAAATTACCTTGTTGGCTTCTGCCCGGAGGGCAAGTCATGCAAATTTATGCA CCCAAGATTTGAACTTCCAATGGGTGCGACTGAACAGCCACCACTACCGCAACAAGCACAGTCTCAGcaaaag CAGCAAAACATGCAGCCCATAAACAGATCTTCACAGTCACTCATCCAATTAACCAACCCAAATATCAACAACAACCACCAGAGAATTCCAAATGCTGTTGGGATAATGCATTCTAACAACATGGGTGGACCTCGCGGTCCTCGTCCACTGGACCAAGTTACGTGTTACAAG TGTGGTGAGAAGGGCCATTACgcaaacaaatgcacaaaagGACACCTGGCGTTTTTGAGTGGACAGTAG